From a region of the Janthinobacterium sp. 61 genome:
- a CDS encoding P-II family nitrogen regulator: MKQINAFVHPHHITAVTEALRDSGMCDITSGIGCYHLTVSTVQRLYTSADPHQQHYSVELAEPVVAEIKLELICDDGLAESLQQLIIQAAQPSTGWVFINDIQSATKVG; encoded by the coding sequence ATGAAACAGATTAACGCTTTTGTACATCCTCATCACATCACCGCAGTGACCGAGGCATTGCGTGACTCCGGAATGTGCGATATCACTTCGGGTATCGGTTGCTATCACCTGACAGTCTCAACTGTGCAAAGACTGTACACCAGTGCGGACCCGCACCAGCAACACTATTCCGTCGAGCTTGCCGAGCCGGTAGTGGCGGAAATAAAGTTGGAACTCATTTGTGACGACGGCTTGGCTGAGTCGCTGCAGCAGCTCATTATTCAGGCTGCGCAGCCCAGCACAGGATGGGTCTTCATCAACGACATTCAAAGCGCCACTAAAGTTGGCTAG